The DNA window ttaagtatttacaTTATATGTATGATATAAATATGCACAGATATCTGTCTGTTCATGATGAACTAAAAATCAGTTCTCTCCTGGAAAGCAAGATTTTAATGAGTCAGTGAGGCTTTCAGAACCTACCTGGAGGGAGGTTTGGGCTCTCTGCTGTATTAATCCCAAAACGAATTGCTACAAGTTGCTGGAATTTGTCTCTCTGGAGTGATGGAAATGAAGATAACCAAGTGATGAGAGGGAGCTCAGAGGCAGCTTTGGCTGCTCTTatctctgctctgagcagctttTCAAGTGCTGATAGGAGCTCTGGCTTCCTCGTTGGGCTCAAGGcaggaaaagccttttcctgGGAGGAAGACATAGCTTCAGTCCACTTCTCTCTGGGAATTCAGCTGAGCTGTTCCTGGCAGACACTGGTTCCTGATCCGCCGTGGCAGACTTTCCAGTAGGAAGATGGacacagcagcaggactgaCACAGTCTAACTCTCCTATTTCTATCTTGAAATGTTCAAGAGGGGTAAATAAACCAAGTTTATTGTTCAGGTTGGTCCCAAATCCCACACCCATGAAAACCAGGGGTTTATTAATGGCTGTGAGTCTCAGCTAATACAAAATCAGAGCAGCTTTTGGGTTCAGAGAAGACCTCGCTGTTGCTGCAGGGTCACAAACTGCAGAGGAAAgtctctgctctctgcatggccagcacagagcagaggggttTGGTACAGGATGCATCAGGGCTTGCACACAGTGCCCACCTCCTGGGCTTGAGCTGACTGGAAAACACAtgccataaataaaaattaaacctgATCAGGCAAACTAAAATCCATTTAGGAGACAGGAAATGTTGCACAGTAATGAAGTTTGTGTCATGAAGCCTGAAGACCCTGTGGATCCTCTGGTCTTGTGGGTTGGAgattagaaatagaaatatgctGACAACTGTTTCCTAATAGATGTTTAAGTATGAATAGTCTCCCCTCCTGCCACAACAGCTTGTAGGGATACTGTTTTCCTTCTGGTGTCATTCCACCCTCTGAGCATCAGTATAATGGCTGGTTTACCTTCATTTAGAGTATGAACAACTCCTGGCACATGTGAGTATGAGCTTCCAGGCTGCTGGATTTTCTCCTGGGCTGGCAAGGGAATGCTACCAAAGGGGCAGGTGTGAGAGAGGAAGGGTGATTCAGGATTCCTCCATAAGCCTGGAAACCCAAAGGTCAAGCTcatctcttctccttttccttggcTTAACGTCACTGCTCTTGTTTCCCAGCTGGGAAACACAGCCCTTGTCCTTCCTTGTGGGAATGGATAAGCAAGCAGAGAACAGATAAAAAAGTTACACAGTTTTCTGATGCTGACAATAACAAAATCTCAGGGAGTTAAGAGCTTCCTTTGAAATTATGGGAAAAAGTACATCATGAACATTTGAGGGTGAAGttgccctccccagccctgtgagGAAATGAGCAATCCTGTCCTAACAGAGAGCACTGAGGCTGAATCAGGCAGGGAAGGGACTTGCACGGAAGCCCCAGACAGCAGTGAGAGGGGGATGCTGTGACAGCTGCCCTGGGCATGAGCTGGGCTGTGACCAGCaagggctgggggctccagggctctgtgctggctctccaggctctgggagGGTGCTCACAGGATactgccacagctgcactgaGCTGCTCAATCCCACCTGGGCTGAACAAGGCCTGGCTCAAGGACATGAGAGACCTCCAAGCGTCTGTGTGTGTGAAACTTCCCTCACCAGCCCCATGCCCAGATGCTTTTCTAGTAACTCCTGTAATCTTCCATTTGCAAAgcaggaaagggagaggaaggatgTCCTGGCTCCTCTGCTACAGCAGCACCCTGGGAAGGGGAGCTACTGTTCAGTGGGATGAAAGGCACTGCTGAGCTGCACTTCCCAccccacctgctccaggtgcctCCAAGCTCCACACGGGGCTGAGAGCAAACACATCAGGAGATCTCTGTAGTACATAAGGTGGGGCAGccctctcctgcctgcagcaggttCCAGTGCTCAGGTGGCtgctggggcacgtggcaggggctgagctggtgggAAGGGCAGGTTTAGGGTGCACAGGGTGACAGGGCTGGGGGATCGGTGCAGACACCGAATTGGGTGCAGCCAGCACCAGGGGAGGACTAAGGCTAAAATCTCTGACaggcctggagcagcagctcagcagagtCCCTGGCTAGCTGTAGCAGAGCCTAGGGGAACTGGAGCTGCTCCCCTGACTCAGTGGTCAAGCAAAggattttatgtatttattttcttttaaattcaaaCTTCCGAcatactgttaaaaaaaaaaaaagatggggaaaaacccccccaaaccccaaaaactttACCCTTCAGGTGAGGACACTGTAACAGCTGCATTTCTTTCTGATACAGAGACACCCCTCCAAGAAGCAAATAATGGTCCTAGGTAAGAGTGCCTCAGCAGCTTTGGAAATTAGTTTGTGATTCCTGGGGCTCTGTGAAACATTCATTAAAGCTCAGGGGCAGGTGCAAAGACCCATGAACAAAAGAGAAACTGAAGCTGAGTTGCTCCTTCAAGCCTGCCGGCTGGTTTATCTACCACTCCTTATGCTTGCTCAGTTTAATCCCAAAGTTACTGAAGCCTCTCCTGGTGTTCTTTTTTTGGCCAgttggaagcagcagcaggtaaTTACGGCCCAGTGGAAAATAATCGTTCCTGGCATTTCCCTTGAGGTAAGAACACATCTGAACATTTGGTGATGTAGTCAGGGATGCACCAAAGACTTTCCAGGGAAGGCATTTCCTCATCAGGGAGGAGTCATCTAACATGGGAAGAGAAGCCCcattctggggaagaaaaaagaccaaataaaaacaaaacacacaagaCAAGGGTGTGTTCCCGTGGAAGGGTTTGGCTCCATACAGTCTAAGGACCCTCCttaccacagaggaaaagatatTTATAGTTAGGAAATCAGCATTGGGATTTCTCCCTTTGCCTCTATGGGATGCAGGAATTATCTGAAACCAAGAGCAGGTGGAGGAGGGCTGATGTATTAAAGGCCTCCTCTCATTGAGAAGGTTGTCAGAGTCTCGTGGGAGGCAACATTGGAAGGCAAAGGAGTTCAGGAAGGCTGGATGTGCTTGTAAGGAAATTTTAAAGGCACAGGAGCAGATGATCCCACATGCTGAAAAATGtgccagcagggaaggagactAGCCTGGCTGAACAGGGAGCTTTTTCTGGAACgcagggagaaaaaggagtgTATGACCTTTGGAAGAAGGGGCAGGTAACTCAGAAGGAATTCAAGAGTATCAGGGTAATGCAGGGCTAAAGCTTAACTGGAACTTAATCTGGCTAttgctgtaaaacaaaaaaaaatgtttttataaatacattagCAACAACAGGAGGGCTGAGAAGAATCTTCATCCTTTATTGGATGCAGGAGGAAACAGTGACAAAGGatgaggagaaggctgaggtactTCCTGCCCTCTGCCTCAGTGTATAATGGCACAACCAGTTGTTCTCTGGGTACACAGCTCCTGAAACAGGGATGAGGAGCAAAAGGAAGGCCTCATAATCCAAGTGGAAATGGTCAGTGAGCTGCCACAGCACTTGGACACACACCAGtggctggggctggtgggatcCACCACCCATTGTTGTGGGAACCAGTGAAGAACTCCCTGAGCCACCTTCTCTCATCATTCACCAGGAGTCCTGGTTAGGTACAGAGCTCTGGGTTGTAAATTGGCAAATGTGACACTCCTCTGGAAAAAGGGCTAGAAGCAAAATCCATGGACCTACAGGCTGGTCAGCCTGATCTCAGTGCCAGGGAAGGGCATGGAGCAGATCATCCCCAGTGCCATGGGATCAGGCTTGTGAAAGGCAGGTGCTGCCTGACCAACCTCATCATCTATCCCCACCTGGGGATGAGGGGAAGGATGTGGATGTGGCTCCCTGGACTTCAACGAAGTCTTTGACACCATCTCCCACATCACTCACCTGGAAAAGCCATCAGCTGTGGGTTTGGGCAGGAGCTTGCATAGCTGGGTTAATCCTGCCTGGATGGCCAGGCCCAGGGAGTGGTGGGGAATTCTGCTAGACCCAGGTGGCATCTGATCACTGTGGTGGCccccaggggtcagtgctggggccagtcctggTTAACATTATTACTGATGTACTGGACAGGGAGTCTGCTGCTGCCACGGAGCCGGGCAGGAGTGTTGGTCAGCAGGAGGGCTCTAGTGGTGGGCCAAGGGAATGAGGTTCAACACCAGCACATGTcaggtcctgcccttgggtcacaacatCATGGAGCCCTCCAGTGgaaagggagctggggggggggcCTAGGATGAGCCACTGCTGCCTCTAAGGTGTCCCAGTGCTGCCTCCCTGCTCCAAGGCCCTTTGGTTGTAGCTGCCTCCAGAGCCATCCCACTggagcaggtgctgctgtgcctaAGCTGTGCTTGCCTGGCTCCCCTCTGCCAGGTAGGACAGGGAGTAGCCAGCTGTGGTTTTTACTTTGGTGGGCTCAGCTACACAACACTTTGAGCTTGTTCACCTCACTGGTGAAGCACAAACAAGATTAAAAACCTGCCCAGGTTGCTGGGTCAAAACTACCGCCTCCCTTCagcctcctgccttccctgatGCCTCTGTGGATAACAGCTTCTGAAGTCTATTCTAAAGGGAAAAACCAAATTCCACATGTGTGTgtggaacaggaacaggagtCAAAACATCAAAAGCTTCTTCCTCAAGCTGCAGCCACTTGAAAGGCTGcaagggctggggcagcagctgggagggtTCACCTCCAGCACAGGCACGGCCCTGGAACCTCCTTTAAAGTTTTATTACAGATTGAGCCATGTTAAAATCTCTCCCTctggctcctggctggagctggacaCAGTTACAAaaggccacctgccctgctgtggctgagACGTGAGGCAGCCCTGGAGAGCTTGGAGATAAGGCTGCTGCACCTGCGGCTGCTTTTTGGCTACCACCACATCCAGCCTCAGGGATAAAAACACAGCTCAAGCAAATGGgaagttatttcttttttcttgagtGATTTCTATTCTGTCTTTTATGATACATGATGTTTGGATAAATGCTCAACAACACTTGAATTcttaggaagaaatccttccttaagagacagaaaagcagcaaatgcagATGTAAGAAGGGATGGGTAGGAATGTTCTCTGACAGGGAACTTTGACCTGTGCAACAAGGAAAACTTCCACAGTCAGCAGGTCCACACTTATGGTAACAGCCTTGGAAACAAAGATATTCTTCTttcacatatataaaaaaaacaaaatcttctTTCCTCTTGGAAAGGTCATTTTAATAATGCAAAACATTGTGCAAGAGGGGCTTTTGTCTAATTCAAACACTGTACAGGATGAATTTCATTCCTGCAAGGACCCTGATCACAGCTGCTGAAGCCCAGAAGTGAGAATACACATCTCTCGTCAGAGTCTTTTTTCATTTGGTCCCTCCTCCAGCACCTGCCATGACAGGGTTGGGCTCTGGCTCATACACATCcacagtttcaaaataaaaggTTATTAAATCAGTATTAGCCATTAAGAAAAAGTAATCTCCCTCCTCCAAGAAAGAGTCATGCTACCGGGTGGCAAAGAACACAGCGGCACCTCCCATCAGCTATCACTTCATTGGGTTTATTCTAGTTTAATAGATGATTTATCAGATTTGTGCAAGACAGTACCTCCAGCACAAAGGGGGAGAAAGTAAAATCACAGCAACATATACAGACAAAACAAGATACACAAAACAGAGCTAAATTTATATACAGGTTATTAGCAGCTAGCCTTAACTTCATTTAGTACATGGCTTTACTTACTACAGTTTTAGGCACAGAGAAGAGTTTTTCTGCTATGATGAAGGGCTACAATGAATACCTCGTTCCAAGTCCTCCCTGGGCAGAAACTGCTTTACCTAATGAAGATCTAACTCTCACTTCTCACCAGTTGaggacacagccctgcacaaAGGATGAGAGAACACGATCCAGCTAATTCAGCATACAACAACTTTAGATATTAAATATCTGGGGTATTTTTAAGTAGGGTGGCATTACAGAGTTATTGAGCTGGACTGAATTTCAGTGAAACAGTGCCagggatttcccccccccccccatttgcTTAGCAAGTACTCTGAGCTGCAAGCAACTCAAAGAAGAGCTGGCAAGAAATGATTAGATGTGGAGATTTCTTGGTACGCGCTTCACATTCATAATGAAGAATTTACTTTACCAGGATTTAAAAGCACAGAGGCCATGAGACATTTAAATTTACTTAGCAGGTTATGTTAATAAATTATGATGCATCTTCCACATGTCAGCCTCCATTCCAGCCTGCACTGCAGCACGTGCTTGGGTGTATTTTCTGTGCTCCCTTGTCTTTCTGATTTAGGACTACAGACTCAGAGCTTAGCAGAACAAGCCCGTGCTTTACTTGCAGCACACAAGCAGCCTTCTTTGTTTCAGCCGCACCTCTGACGTTTGATTATGCATGCCCAAGTGCTCTGCCAGCTCAGGAATGGCCACATATTTTAATTAGTGATTGCTTATGTATAGCAAGCCTGTCACAGTGAGGAACATGATCACTTACCCggtgaaaacactgaaaagaataACTACGTAACAGAGCCAGCCAGATACCgtaaaaacataattaaaaattcaaacagCAAGCagataatgaaaacaaaacaaaaaacccttaCTTATGAGGCAGGTTGAGTATGACACAaaggttttttccttcatgaCAGCTTCATTTACAAGCACAGCTCAGCAAGTTTGAAATACTTTATCACAAGAACTACAAACTTGTTTATCACAGTTATGTCAGAGCTCCTCACCATAGGGTGTGTCAGTTTCTGCTGTAGCCACCCCTCCTCTTCTCCAAGGTTTATTGCTAAGGTACTTCGGAGAAGGAGTGGGTTGGTCGAGGCTTTACAAAGTGCAGAGTATGTCAGTTTTtccctttagaaaaaaatccaaaacaccAGGAAATCAAACATGAAggaataacaaagaaaaaaaaaacccaaaaaaccaccaaaaaaacccccaagagTTTGGCATTTGATTTTAAAGTGGCTATTCTTGATGTTTTCAGGTAATACAAAAAGGGAAGGAGTTTCAATGTGAAAGGGCAGCTTTgccataataaaaaaaaaaaaaaacaaccaaaaacatACTAACAAACAGATATACTTTGGAACCATCTTTACCAGCTTGTCTACTGAACAAAGGCAAAACACCACCAACTTGGACCATTCAGGAATGATGTGCTCCTACATGCAGCTCTCCTGAAACGCCACATAGCCTGCAAGAATTTTGGCTGTAACTTCTGGTATGCATTGGCAGGGCAGAATCAAATAAGGCTGTGAACAGAGGATTATTAGGGCTGCCAAACTACAGGAAGACCAAAGGAGTTTTAGAAGTAACAGAACTTATAATTTGTGTAGTACAGGAAGTTCTCAGAAAGTAACCAGCTCCTTCCCAGGAACTCCAATGTAAAAGAGAAGACTTTTGACATACAGGGCTGGCTTTTGGTACAAAGTTAACTTGTTCCTATGGCTTCCCTGCTGTGACACCCTCCCTGGGACAGAGAAGTTGGGGTCACAGATTGTCAGGAGACTCTTTGGCTGTCAGTGAGAAATCTGGTGCTCGGTGCACATCCTTGAGTCTTTCCTGgtgcccttccctggacacttGGGTCGCTCAGGTGTGACAGAGAAGCAGgtggctgggaagggaggggTAACTGcaggtgcagcagcagagtgaCTCAGTCACCCATCCAAAGCTTGGGCTGCTCTGTCCAGGAGAAGGTCAAAGCAGAAGCCACCCTGTGCACAGCTCTGCGTCAAGGGCAGAGTGAGGGAGCAGAAGACTCCACTGCTGGCAGGGAAAGAAGCCAAGCCAGATAACAGACAACAAAAAGTCACATTTTCAGCTTTCAACTTTCAGTTGTGACATTATCTCGAGCTCCCATGGACAAACAGACAGACATGTGGGCAGGACAGACGGAGCTCTTTGTTTTGGCTTCAGAAAGAGCAAAAGCAAGACTTGCCATTCAGTTTGCTATGTACAACAATACTGAACTGTACACTTCATTAACGAGATGCTGCCTGCTACAGTCCagcattaattaaataaaattcctCTTAGTCACAAAGAACAACAGATGAGTATGAATGTAGGAAGGAGAGCCAAACCCCACTACTGTACATGACCCTACGTGGTGCCAGTCCTTCTGGGATAAACACAAGTGGACATTCCACAATGTCCAATACTTCCCTTGGCTTGCCTGAAACAGAGaactttgccttttttcttccaatCCACTTGATCCCAATCCTGTTGGGACTGTTCTAGCACAAAGCCATGTTATgactttccccccactgccacCATTCCCATCCAGTTACGCAGTCTCTTTCAGCAGTCCAAGTTTCCGGAGTGCCTCTCTCCTGGCTTCTTCGGTTGAGCCACGGCCAGAAAACTTCACCGTTATCCCTTGGGATCGAAATCCTGAAGGTCTAGGCAGTGAACCCGACCTCCTCCTCATGTCCAGGCTTACACCAGCTTGTTTATAATCATTACAACTTTTTTCtgggctctgctgagcactgctgactTTGTTAGTGGCAAGAGCCACCTCTGGTTTGATTGTTACAGTTTTTCCCATAGGAAGGAAAGGGCTGGGCTCACTTTTTAAAACCTCATTGATGTTTTGATACCCATTGGTAACAGCCCGAGACTGCTTGGGCTGCACATCAAGCTGCCGAGTGCTTGGGGCATGGTCCACTTGGTCCTGAGCTGGCTTTCCCTTAACTAGGCCGAGTTTTGTCAGGGCTTCATAGCGTGTTTGCTCAGAGGAGAGATCCCGTAAGGAAGAGCTTCTGTTACGTGACAAGAAATCATTTTTGTGCAGCTTCTCCTCCAGTTCAGCTGCCAGAAGAGCTCCCCCATTGATGTTGGCCAGCACCTGAGCCCGCCGCTCCTGGACATTAACCGCTGCTTTGGAAATGGTCTCGCTGAATTCCTTGCCACTGACATTTGTTATGTTGATGTTGCTTGGGAACCGGTGCAGTTTGGGGGCGGGGGCAGGAGGGTGCTTGGGTGCTGTGGAATAATCACCATTGGCTACTGGGGCTTTCTTCCTGTCAGAATTCCCTTCCTTGAGGGCGCCGGGGAAGCGCGCCCAGCTCTCCACCTGCTGCTCGCAGATCCTCTGGGCCACGATGAGAGGAGTGGGGACAGAACGGAGCAGCTTTGGATGCTGCACTGGAGGAGggggtggaggaggaagaggaagtgTCTCAGACACGGTTGGTGGTGGTGCAGGGGTGTGTGGAGGAAGCCCAGTAGATACAGCTGGCTGAGGGCTCTCAGCTCCACGAGTGGCATCCAACACTAAAaggcaaagcagcagagatgtcaTTAACTCTTCACACAGAGCAGAACTCAAGCTAAAATGCTTCTTTTAGCAGCATTTCTCCCCTTTCCCTACCTTTCTAGCTCAgcctcagcacacacagccagaaGAAACTAAAACTCTGAAGCTCCAGCAATGGCATCTCATAGGCAATGCTACAGCTCGAATCACCACGTTAACAAGGTGTGTCACTATCACAGCCATCCCTCTGCCTTTCACTCATAGTCCGTGTGTTGCTTCACTGTGCTTCAATGGCTGCTCTTTCATTCGAGCTTTGcagttcttaatttttattagaaCAGCCAGGAGAGGACACATTACATCCCACTGCGTGTACTAGCTGACAGATTAATTGTCcaaacacagagcacacactCTACAGGGTGACAAAAACAACATGCCATATGCTATCTTGTCACAAACTCACTGATAGGATCGTGTGCCTCTCAGTCCCGCACAGAGTAACACTAAAAACAATCTGTTATCTTAAAACTCTTGGAGAAAATCTCAAAAAGTCTTGAAGAGCAGAGCATGAACAGGTTGGTGAATACAGTCTACCTTGCTGCAATGACTGTGCACAACAGTGACAACTCAGTCTTCAGTCAAATCAACAACTTCATCAGATGCATGACCCCcgtgagggaaaaggaaaaattagaaaaaaagttACAGTAGTAGCAAgaatcaaaaaaaccccatggcAAATTAAAATCGCACTCCTTACAGCTCCTGATGAGTAACAAATTTATCTTGAGGTAGTAAGGAAGGCACAGAATTTCTTGAGCTGTTTCTGTGGAGAACTGGAGTAAGTGAGGAGTGGATCAAAAGGAAAACCCATACTTGCAAGAAACACAACTACCTGGTTCTGTGTCTTTGCTGGAAGGGCCTTCATGGTCACTGCTCTCAGGTGTTGACTGCACTAAGTCAATGATATCTTCAGTCTCTGAATGACTGgatacattttcttctgttgacCTTGGGGACTGACAGTGGATGCCACTGTCACCTAGGGCCATCTCCTCCAAGTCATCTTCTAAGGCATCTATGGTTTCCTCAAAGAACATGAGAACATCCTGTTCTTCATGAGTTAAATACTTCAAACTTTCATCATCctatggggaaaaaagaaaacaaaaacagaaaaattggcACCTTCCCAAAGAGACATTTAGGCATTACAATGctagaggacaaaaaaaatttaaaaaccaaaaaagcagcaACTGGTATTAACATCCTTTAGTTTAGCAAGGAAGACTTCATTTGAGTACAGAACAAATTACTAAGAGATCATAAAAGCCATAAGAGCtactaaataataataaaaaaataaaataaagcagcacCCTACACTCACCTGTGCTTTTGCAAGGGTTAGGATGGCTTCTTCTGATTCCAAACTGGGGCAAACTATGTTCTGTGTCAGGCACAAGGCTTGGGGAGCAACATGGGAGGAAAAGGGTGCACTCAGTACAGTCCCAGAAATGGGTTGATTCCCTTTTTGCTCAAGTCCAAAGTGTGACTTGGCTTCTAGAGGCAAAGCTGGAGCTGAGAAGTGTCCCTGCCACTACAAACTATAAATTATCCAGGGGTACATAAGAGATTATAAAGAGGTAATAGTAAGGAGGGAGAGGGTTTCTAAAGATTTTACCTTTGAGTTACATaaacaaaaaccccagaacaaATATGAAGACCTGTTCCCTAGCAGAACAGTGCCTTAGGCTATTTTCTATAGCAGGAAATAATCCTTCTAGACCACAGAAGTGATAAATAATCGCTTGGATTATCCAGTCTTCATTTTCTCTGAGTCACTGCTCCTAATTAACTTCATTAACACATTATCACTATGCAAAGCTGGGCAGCAATGCACTAACTCTTTCTCTCCCCACCCCAAGAAACACTCACTTTTCCAGAAACTTGGAGATGACAAAGAATGATTAAGAAAGGCACTGCATTAAGACAATGGATACAGGAAAGACATTTCCCAAGAGGCTTGTGTAAGTCCTGAAATGCAAGTATATATCATTGAAAAGCAAGTgaggttttcccttttctggaTTGAATTTCTCTTCTGCAAGCATATACTGGAAACTCAACAAGAAGCACCAAGGACACCTCATTGCACGTGCAGACTGGGTAAAAAGGCTTCTCAGTGGAGGGCTGGGAGAGTTTAGGTAAATACATAAAGGTATGCAGTACAAATATCCAAGAGGTAGCACGTTCTTGCTAAGGCAGCACAACTTGCTTCAAACTCACCATGCCTGTTTAGATCATCTTACATTAGattagactaaaaaaaaaaacctgtgtgcAGCTTTACCTGTTAACTCCTTGCACAAAGCTTTTTATCCCCATTCTcagcattaaaaataagaatgtaGCTCTGCAGCAAAGTAATGCCCATAGATTAAGAAATATAATGTGCCGCATTGTACCCAGTGGTAATTGATCTCTAAGTACTCAGAATGttacagatgaaaaaataaatgctctgAGGCTCTTAGCTGCCTTTGCCCATGTGGCCAATAGAACATTTAGTGGCTGGGAAAGATGTACAGAGGTGTGGTTATTTCTTAGTCTTACAGTCCACAGTGTACTGTCAGAATAAGCAACTTATTCCAGCTTGCAGCAAAGCTGCTACAAAAGCTAAAATTTGGATGCCATTTGCCACTGCTGGTTTAAAAGATGAACTTCAAAGGCTGACGTAGTCCACAGCTTGCACCCACCACATGTCAGCTTTCAAAGGCCAAGGAAAGTTTTACAGATGCACTTGAAAAGCAAGAGACAGACAAgccttccttttctgttttttggttgggtttttgtgtgtgtttttttccccctcaatgGATGTTGCaatctccttccttccccacccAAATACTCATAGGGCTGCTATGTCTAGTAGGCGAGAGAATGACAGGAAAAGAGCCCTTGTTA is part of the Cinclus cinclus chromosome 4, bCinCin1.1, whole genome shotgun sequence genome and encodes:
- the PROSER2 gene encoding proline and serine-rich protein 2 isoform X2 gives rise to the protein MAFCAMSGSISQEGVMPRNLLVGSPEMASEISPEHTRGSVERAGTVENHGSQSRCRNLALDDESLKYLTHEEQDVLMFFEETIDALEDDLEEMALGDSGIHCQSPRSTEENVSSHSETEDIIDLVQSTPESSDHEGPSSKDTEPVLDATRGAESPQPAVSTGLPPHTPAPPPTVSETLPLPPPPPPPVQHPKLLRSVPTPLIVAQRICEQQVESWARFPGALKEGNSDRKKAPVANGDYSTAPKHPPAPAPKLHRFPSNINITNVSGKEFSETISKAAVNVQERRAQVLANINGGALLAAELEEKLHKNDFLSRNRSSSLRDLSSEQTRYEALTKLGLVKGKPAQDQVDHAPSTRQLDVQPKQSRAVTNGYQNINEVLKSEPSPFLPMGKTVTIKPEVALATNKVSSAQQSPEKSCNDYKQAGVSLDMRRRSGSLPRPSGFRSQGITVKFSGRGSTEEARREALRKLGLLKETA
- the PROSER2 gene encoding proline and serine-rich protein 2 isoform X1, with product MAFCAMSGSISQEGVMPRNLLVGSPEMASEISPEHTRGSVERAGTVENHGSQSRCRNLALGNCMRKQTQVQTETKLAFHILDDESLKYLTHEEQDVLMFFEETIDALEDDLEEMALGDSGIHCQSPRSTEENVSSHSETEDIIDLVQSTPESSDHEGPSSKDTEPVLDATRGAESPQPAVSTGLPPHTPAPPPTVSETLPLPPPPPPPVQHPKLLRSVPTPLIVAQRICEQQVESWARFPGALKEGNSDRKKAPVANGDYSTAPKHPPAPAPKLHRFPSNINITNVSGKEFSETISKAAVNVQERRAQVLANINGGALLAAELEEKLHKNDFLSRNRSSSLRDLSSEQTRYEALTKLGLVKGKPAQDQVDHAPSTRQLDVQPKQSRAVTNGYQNINEVLKSEPSPFLPMGKTVTIKPEVALATNKVSSAQQSPEKSCNDYKQAGVSLDMRRRSGSLPRPSGFRSQGITVKFSGRGSTEEARREALRKLGLLKETA